From one Conexivisphaerales archaeon genomic stretch:
- a CDS encoding ERCC4 domain-containing protein yields MSEKVLVVCDERERASGVPQELALLGVVTRFAMLPVGDYIVSPSTAVERKSVRDFVTSLYDGRLFKQVSELGRTYSNHILIVEGDPAEIANIAYNIKSYYGALSSVMLDFNTKTIFTPSPRETAIALDAMARRLAKSKGEKWVTMYQARPKGNTLPEQQMSIVMSLPGIGQNLAKRLLLSFSTVRKIMNASSQQLASVQGVGTAKAERIVKVLTTPYSDSDNAERQKALEESRE; encoded by the coding sequence ATGTCTGAGAAAGTGTTAGTCGTTTGCGACGAAAGGGAGAGGGCCAGCGGCGTGCCTCAGGAGCTTGCATTGCTAGGAGTAGTGACCAGATTCGCCATGCTGCCAGTTGGAGACTACATAGTCTCACCCAGTACTGCAGTTGAAAGAAAGAGTGTAAGGGATTTTGTCACCTCACTCTACGATGGGAGGCTGTTCAAGCAGGTTTCCGAGCTTGGCAGAACCTACTCAAACCATATCCTCATAGTCGAAGGGGACCCCGCGGAGATAGCAAACATAGCATATAACATCAAGAGCTACTATGGCGCCCTCTCTTCAGTCATGCTCGACTTTAACACGAAGACCATCTTCACACCCTCGCCCAGAGAGACAGCAATAGCCCTAGATGCTATGGCAAGAAGGCTTGCGAAGTCAAAGGGTGAAAAGTGGGTGACCATGTATCAAGCCAGACCCAAGGGTAATACTTTGCCAGAGCAGCAGATGAGCATAGTGATGTCTTTGCCTGGTATAGGGCAGAACCTGGCAAAACGGCTACTGCTCTCCTTTTCCACTGTAAGGAAGATAATGAACGCATCATCCCAGCAGCTGGCTTCTGTGCAGGGTGTCGGAACTGCAAAAGCTGAAAGGATAGTCAAAGTCCTGACCACGCCTTACTCGGACTCTGATAATGCTGAAAGACAGAAGGCACTCGAAGAATCAAGGGAATAG
- the msrA gene encoding peptide-methionine (S)-S-oxide reductase MsrA: protein MEETVYLGGGCFWCTEAIFSEIRGVKMVEPGYSGGSVPNPSYEQVCTDETGHAEVVKVTFDNEQIELDELLTVFFMTHDPTTPNRQGNDVGTQYRSIILYTNQAQKETAEKVMKKMETDVWKKKIVTELVPFKAFYPAEEYHRNYFKRNSEQPYCRLVIAPKVSKLREHYSNLLKH, encoded by the coding sequence ATGGAAGAAACAGTTTACCTTGGAGGAGGCTGCTTCTGGTGCACAGAAGCAATCTTCTCTGAAATAAGGGGAGTGAAGATGGTTGAGCCTGGCTACTCAGGGGGAAGCGTACCAAACCCCAGCTATGAACAGGTGTGTACCGACGAAACAGGCCATGCAGAGGTAGTCAAGGTAACCTTTGATAACGAGCAGATAGAGCTGGACGAGCTTCTCACAGTATTTTTCATGACCCACGACCCAACTACTCCCAACAGGCAGGGAAACGATGTAGGCACTCAGTACAGGTCGATAATTCTGTACACAAATCAAGCACAGAAAGAGACGGCTGAAAAGGTTATGAAGAAGATGGAGACGGATGTGTGGAAAAAGAAGATAGTAACAGAACTGGTTCCCTTCAAAGCCTTTTACCCTGCGGAAGAATATCACAGGAACTACTTCAAAAGGAATTCAGAGCAGCCCTACTGCAGGCTAGTCATAGCACCAAAGGTTTCAAAGCTCAGAGAGCATTATTCCAACCTTCTGAAGCACTGA
- a CDS encoding asparagine synthase-related protein, with amino-acid sequence MKIKPAQMFLLNLCDGKGEVDGKGVDAKAEPLVFWADSVKRKVLSLKRLDFFHIASMMTDMGDYCVAGFEGGKGFALTDKLGSRPVFFLENGMAVSNRVALLGKYGPDRIKFLPGSSLIVCGMEGVEVKKIDTEESLPEYSLEEALELSVKERVQESRKVAVAFSGGLDSSLIAFLAKKMTEVALFTLKVGEGEGKDELAERSSQLLDAELHYVQADEQLLMQSFKSSTSSVLWKSVMDYSIALGFQIVAQKAREEGYTFLLAGQGADELFGGYRKYLVREKDEKSLLSLLSKDVAMLYVGAARDAEAIRDGGCIPSFPYMDERVALLAENLPLSMKVRNGIGKSALRISAMKLGLAESICSVPKKAFQYSSGMQKLVMKVFF; translated from the coding sequence TTGAAAATAAAACCTGCCCAGATGTTTCTCCTGAACCTGTGCGATGGGAAGGGCGAAGTCGACGGTAAGGGTGTTGATGCAAAGGCTGAACCTTTAGTTTTCTGGGCTGACTCAGTAAAGCGCAAAGTACTGAGTCTGAAACGGCTTGACTTTTTCCATATTGCAAGCATGATGACTGATATGGGAGATTACTGCGTTGCAGGATTTGAGGGAGGAAAGGGTTTTGCACTTACTGATAAGCTAGGAAGCAGACCAGTCTTCTTCTTGGAGAATGGAATGGCGGTAAGCAACAGAGTGGCACTACTTGGGAAGTATGGGCCTGATAGGATAAAGTTCCTGCCCGGTTCTTCTCTCATAGTATGCGGAATGGAAGGTGTAGAAGTGAAGAAGATCGATACGGAGGAAAGTCTTCCTGAATATAGCCTGGAGGAGGCACTGGAGCTTTCTGTGAAGGAGAGAGTTCAAGAAAGCAGGAAAGTAGCTGTGGCATTTTCAGGAGGGCTGGACAGCTCTTTGATAGCATTTCTGGCCAAGAAGATGACTGAAGTCGCTCTGTTTACTCTTAAGGTTGGGGAGGGAGAGGGAAAGGATGAATTGGCAGAAAGGAGTTCGCAGCTTCTTGATGCTGAGCTGCATTATGTGCAGGCAGACGAACAGTTGCTCATGCAGAGCTTCAAATCAAGCACCTCCTCAGTTTTGTGGAAGAGCGTTATGGACTATTCCATAGCTTTGGGCTTTCAGATCGTTGCTCAGAAAGCCAGGGAAGAGGGATACACCTTCCTGCTCGCAGGACAGGGCGCTGATGAACTCTTCGGAGGCTACAGGAAGTATCTGGTAAGGGAGAAGGACGAAAAGTCTCTTCTTTCGTTGCTTAGCAAGGATGTAGCAATGCTGTATGTAGGGGCAGCAAGGGATGCCGAAGCCATAAGGGATGGCGGCTGCATACCTTCATTTCCGTACATGGATGAAAGGGTAGCATTACTAGCTGAAAACCTGCCCCTGAGCATGAAGGTCAGGAATGGAATAGGAAAATCTGCATTGAGAATCAGCGCCATGAAACTGGGCCTTGCCGAGAGTATCTGCAGCGTACCCAAAAAGGCATTCCAGTACTCGAGTGGAATGCAGAAGCTGGTTATGAAGGTGTTCTTCTGA
- a CDS encoding DEAD/DEAH box helicase, translating into MLVDELPIPDELKESLAEEGYSELYPTQVKAIEAGLFDGENILLSTPTASGKTLVAILAAGRILAEKGLRVAYLAPLRALAYEKYEDFQLLRGLKTPNRKGPIIKVSTGDYDSSGEELLDADVLVLTNEKFDSLTRQRPTWVKRFGLFIIDEVHLLGDRERGATLEIVLSKIKTLNSSAQILALSATVKNGRQIADWLKAKLVDLKWRPVPLKEGVALDSKIYFDDGSVLELPQGYGNTPIGIALDSLKRGGQALVFADTRKRAVKMALTAAGLTGKILAFDESAELRSIAAEILNSAEETEISRMLAECVRNGVAFHHAGLAPQHRRIIEKEFKRGKIKMLFATPTLASGINLPARRVVVSSLSRYDSGAGVSMPLEVMDYKQMSGRAGRPKFDKYGEAIILARDEEEMNMLFDMYIKGEPEVIRSQLLSFGIFRKHALGMIASTASVSEKELSRFFSNTLLAEQAGEQTVMERVEKSLSYLVKNQLVTKEGNVLKATRLGKRIATLYIDPETGLRFVRILKKVGDSEEDLTPGYLEVVVSSPDFSPKMALRAKDEAEAEAFLEVNGSRLLLGSEEEWEGRSEWMRSLLVMHAWINETTDEQILERFGVEPGDLHRAVEVAEWLTYSFRELAFLLGLKRTARNLDQLRVRVAMGIRPELIPLVSLEGVGRVRARSLFNAGFRSISSIASATEAELSRVPKIGDVIASRIKKQASELVARLGR; encoded by the coding sequence CTGCTGGTAGACGAGCTGCCAATACCCGATGAGCTGAAGGAATCGCTTGCAGAAGAAGGTTACAGTGAGCTCTATCCTACCCAAGTGAAAGCGATAGAAGCAGGGCTGTTTGACGGCGAGAACATACTGTTATCAACACCAACGGCGAGCGGCAAGACTCTTGTCGCGATCCTAGCAGCCGGGAGAATTTTGGCAGAAAAGGGACTGAGAGTTGCTTACCTTGCACCTCTTCGGGCACTTGCATACGAAAAGTACGAGGATTTTCAACTCCTTAGAGGTCTTAAGACACCTAACAGGAAGGGGCCTATAATCAAAGTCTCTACAGGTGATTATGATTCATCGGGTGAAGAACTGCTCGATGCAGATGTGCTTGTACTTACCAATGAGAAGTTTGATTCTCTGACCCGCCAGAGACCGACCTGGGTAAAGAGGTTTGGGTTGTTCATCATCGACGAGGTTCATCTGCTGGGAGACAGGGAAAGAGGTGCGACACTCGAGATAGTTCTGAGCAAGATAAAGACCCTGAACAGTTCGGCTCAGATCCTTGCTCTATCTGCAACTGTGAAGAACGGAAGGCAGATAGCTGACTGGCTGAAAGCGAAACTGGTCGACCTGAAATGGAGACCTGTACCGTTGAAGGAAGGTGTTGCCCTTGATTCGAAAATCTACTTTGACGATGGGTCTGTGCTGGAGCTGCCACAGGGATACGGGAATACGCCGATAGGCATCGCTCTTGATTCCCTCAAGCGGGGAGGTCAGGCACTGGTATTTGCAGATACCAGAAAGAGGGCAGTAAAGATGGCATTGACAGCAGCAGGTCTGACTGGTAAGATTCTGGCATTCGATGAATCTGCAGAGCTCAGGTCGATAGCTGCAGAAATACTGAACAGCGCCGAGGAGACCGAGATCAGCAGAATGCTCGCTGAATGCGTAAGAAATGGAGTCGCATTTCACCATGCTGGTCTAGCTCCTCAACACAGGAGAATCATAGAGAAAGAGTTCAAGAGAGGCAAAATAAAGATGCTTTTTGCAACTCCAACTCTTGCAAGCGGGATAAACCTGCCTGCTCGAAGAGTCGTAGTTTCCAGTCTCAGTAGGTATGATTCCGGAGCTGGAGTCAGCATGCCTCTTGAAGTGATGGACTACAAGCAGATGTCCGGAAGGGCTGGAAGACCAAAATTCGACAAGTATGGTGAAGCAATAATCTTGGCGAGGGATGAGGAAGAGATGAACATGCTCTTTGATATGTACATCAAGGGAGAGCCAGAGGTGATCAGGTCTCAGCTGTTATCGTTTGGCATTTTCAGAAAACATGCATTGGGGATGATAGCTTCTACAGCATCTGTAAGCGAGAAGGAGCTATCTCGTTTCTTTTCGAACACCTTGCTGGCTGAGCAGGCGGGAGAGCAGACTGTTATGGAGAGGGTTGAAAAATCGCTAAGCTATCTCGTAAAGAATCAGCTTGTAACAAAGGAAGGGAACGTTCTGAAGGCAACCAGACTGGGAAAGAGGATAGCTACACTCTACATTGACCCTGAAACAGGTCTGAGGTTTGTAAGAATCCTCAAAAAGGTAGGAGACAGCGAAGAGGACCTCACTCCAGGCTACCTTGAGGTGGTGGTCTCTTCGCCAGATTTCAGCCCAAAGATGGCTCTAAGGGCGAAGGACGAAGCTGAAGCAGAAGCCTTCTTGGAGGTAAACGGAAGCAGGCTCCTGCTCGGTTCGGAGGAAGAATGGGAAGGAAGAAGTGAATGGATGAGGAGCCTGCTGGTTATGCATGCATGGATAAACGAAACAACTGATGAGCAGATACTGGAGAGGTTCGGAGTTGAACCAGGAGACCTTCATAGAGCCGTTGAGGTAGCTGAATGGTTGACATACAGCTTCAGGGAGTTGGCATTTCTTCTTGGCCTGAAGAGGACAGCTAGGAACCTTGACCAGCTGAGGGTCAGGGTTGCGATGGGAATAAGACCTGAGTTGATTCCACTTGTGTCTCTTGAGGGTGTGGGGAGGGTGAGGGCTAGAAGCCTCTTCAACGCTGGATTCAGAAGTATAAGCAGTATAGCTTCTGCCACTGAGGCTGAACTCAGCAGGGTTCCAAAGATAGGAGATGTTATTGCATCAAGAATAAAGAAGCAGGCGTCAGAACTTGTAGCAAGGCTTGGAAGATAG
- a CDS encoding MFS transporter has translation MKLSGRLWHHRDFLKLWAGDTVTQFTGQVTSLAIPTIAILSLNVTGFELGVLSALGFIAFPTLGLFAGVWMDRMRRKRAMIMVNVIRLVALATIPLAYVFNLLTLLQLYAVSLVMGVCMLFFDVAYQSYLPSLVGREDIVEGNQKLQVSASAGQVFGPSIASILMGVVGAAFSIVADVLGFLVSVITLSMIRKPEPEPNPDRNRRNFFGDMKEGIKVVTSNSLLWTQAGCTATSNLGTSMFGVALLLYAYRILGISKSTIGFAFSIGAIGFLLGVLVSTNITKRLGLGKTIALAISLNFGLLLSLLPLGKLSIIAIGAGFFLSNIGLPIYNINQVSLRQIITPQRLQGRMNATMRTLVWGTIPLGSFIGGILTTWLGIIPTLVISGLLSGLAFLWIVLGPIIKLQRHPEAVAD, from the coding sequence ATGAAGCTCTCAGGCAGGCTCTGGCATCATAGAGACTTTCTCAAGTTGTGGGCTGGGGATACTGTTACGCAATTCACTGGCCAAGTGACTTCACTTGCTATCCCGACCATAGCAATCCTCAGCCTGAACGTTACTGGGTTCGAGCTAGGGGTTCTTTCTGCGCTCGGCTTCATAGCGTTTCCCACACTCGGTCTCTTCGCTGGGGTATGGATGGACAGGATGAGGAGGAAGAGGGCGATGATCATGGTGAATGTCATCAGGCTGGTTGCACTTGCTACAATTCCTCTGGCCTACGTTTTCAATCTGCTCACCCTTCTGCAGCTGTACGCTGTATCTCTGGTGATGGGAGTCTGCATGCTCTTCTTCGATGTTGCATATCAGTCCTATCTACCCTCGCTTGTGGGAAGGGAGGATATAGTTGAAGGAAACCAGAAGCTGCAGGTCAGCGCTTCTGCTGGACAGGTGTTCGGACCCAGCATCGCGAGCATACTGATGGGGGTTGTAGGTGCAGCTTTTTCCATCGTTGCCGATGTACTCGGGTTTCTTGTATCTGTCATAACACTTTCAATGATAAGAAAACCTGAACCGGAGCCGAATCCCGACAGGAACAGAAGGAACTTTTTCGGAGATATGAAAGAAGGTATCAAAGTTGTCACGAGCAATAGCCTCCTCTGGACTCAGGCAGGGTGCACAGCAACATCAAACTTGGGTACGTCGATGTTCGGAGTGGCACTTCTACTCTATGCCTACAGGATACTGGGCATATCCAAATCAACAATAGGCTTCGCCTTTTCGATAGGTGCTATCGGATTCCTTCTAGGAGTTCTTGTAAGCACGAACATCACAAAGCGTTTAGGGCTTGGAAAGACTATAGCATTAGCCATTTCCCTAAACTTCGGCCTTCTCCTTTCTCTTTTGCCTCTGGGAAAACTTTCTATAATAGCCATCGGAGCAGGGTTCTTCCTCAGCAACATCGGTCTGCCGATATACAACATCAACCAGGTCAGCTTAAGGCAGATAATCACCCCTCAGAGGCTGCAGGGAAGAATGAATGCGACGATGAGGACGCTTGTATGGGGGACTATACCTCTCGGCTCGTTCATAGGAGGAATACTAACAACTTGGCTTGGTATAATTCCTACGCTTGTCATCTCTGGCCTGCTGTCAGGCCTTGCGTTTCTCTGGATAGTCCTTGGCCCGATAATCAAGCTGCAAAGGCATCCCGAAGCAGTTGCCGATTAG
- a CDS encoding ATP-binding protein: protein MGSQSAGTITEQFDLFLRSWKSADGSNKYITRIDRMIADGQVSVVVDYEDLLSFDTELATALIENPDRILSFFREAALQVVRTENLAYAETIEKQLQVRIAGLIDKLPLRGVSAKYLDRLVAINGMVVRTSEIKPRVVVAAFACPNEHITYVPQLTNSLKKPDKCSECNEGREFRLETKLSRFTDFQVIRLQELPEELPPGQLPQSLDAELLGDLVNRARPGDRIVITGIVRAEPESGIGAGRQSTFRTRLDANYIDVRGKELEQIQITPEDEAAIRRIAESPRAYDDLVRSIAPAIYGMEAEKEAALLLVAGAPQRTLPDGTTLRGDINALIVGDPGCLVGDERVVLADGSIVKIENLGSEHLQPINIEVLTDAKGRDRATVFHKYRKQRVIEIITETGKSIKGTPNHPLLALQNGVLVWKRLDQLNKGDTIAAISRIPCRISEMVRTDFPETEEGISYPKYFDLKFAAFIGYMLSHGWVDETKGRFGFKADYKVKDALMRYVEQLYGLRPHKLKESEGNYLVEYISKAAADTLRQIAARRVPDGIMKSGNRVVKQFLRWLFKGNQSKERIVLEDKNVELLRDVQILLLRFSIQSCVKDGRLEIDKENAKYFENVVLNMHSTESSIPSGYKRNDGIVFERIAEVITSKDLMDVYDIEVPATHRFIANGIISHNTGKSELLKYVARLAPRGLYTSGRGSTAAGLCVAPDSLVLTPSGPKEIREIVEHEMREGSVKLDPRVERSTSSRRTELLMPLTYDVRIVARSGRNVLLQSGLGLDASIYGHATSYYRLQADQVIRVRTSLGKTLGATPETRVVCFDPCTRVAYWKEIGSLEIGNWVVISSYIPEVKSDAWQKVKREIADLSAWQKVAYLAGVCSASSWVKRYEDSLLISFERKKLSGRLLDMLADDFGAKVYSESKTHEIVVRVDGYLSEAVSKLLHIDEQKDVLNLGSAVLNLAREEVASFLSGLADFAAVVDERGVELRIPNLRLAREIEAAMMRFGILCRVRESGSETGLSVADPESLKRFLRYVASAEMRKKIAEKGVNIDSDGVVRIGEFYVAARVEGVEKCKEKVVYDLTVDEGEAFIASGFLVHNTAAVVKEKSGLMMLEAGAVVLADLGVACIDEFDKMRPDDRGVLHEVMEQQTVSVAKGGIVATLNARTSIVAAANPLLGTYDPFKNIYENVNLPIPLLSRFDIIFIVKDTPDRIVDEKLATHILRTHRSKGFVTPPPIDFELLRKYIVYCKKIDPVLTQEAESKLLDFYLQMRSIGGKENMITVTPRQLESLIRLATARARLMLRDKVTEEDALVAISLVRRMLSTVGIDVRTGKIDIGVLSGRASSERSLIELAMDVFKELQGPEKAPVSLSSFTDALEKTGKFSKDEARKMINMLYKMGQIYEIRPGYYSRIA, encoded by the coding sequence ATGGGTAGTCAATCTGCAGGCACTATAACCGAACAGTTCGACCTTTTTCTGAGGAGCTGGAAGTCAGCAGATGGTAGCAACAAGTACATCACCAGAATAGACCGCATGATAGCTGATGGGCAGGTCTCCGTTGTTGTCGACTATGAGGATTTGCTATCTTTTGACACAGAACTTGCTACTGCTCTGATAGAAAACCCTGACAGGATCCTTTCGTTCTTCAGGGAGGCAGCACTGCAGGTTGTCAGGACTGAGAACCTGGCGTATGCAGAAACGATCGAAAAACAGCTTCAGGTAAGAATAGCCGGGCTTATAGATAAGCTACCCCTGAGGGGTGTTTCAGCAAAATACCTTGACAGGCTTGTTGCGATAAACGGAATGGTCGTCAGAACTTCTGAGATAAAACCTAGAGTTGTAGTCGCAGCCTTTGCATGCCCGAACGAACATATAACTTATGTTCCTCAGCTGACAAACAGCCTGAAAAAACCAGATAAATGCTCGGAGTGCAACGAAGGGAGAGAGTTCAGACTCGAAACAAAGCTCAGCAGGTTCACTGATTTTCAGGTGATCAGGCTCCAGGAGCTTCCAGAAGAGCTTCCTCCGGGACAGCTGCCTCAATCTCTTGATGCAGAGCTTCTCGGAGACCTTGTGAACAGAGCTAGGCCTGGGGACAGAATAGTCATAACAGGAATAGTTAGAGCCGAACCTGAAAGCGGTATAGGGGCTGGAAGACAGAGCACGTTCAGAACAAGGCTCGACGCGAACTACATAGATGTAAGGGGAAAGGAGCTGGAGCAGATACAGATTACACCTGAGGACGAAGCAGCGATAAGAAGGATAGCAGAGTCGCCAAGAGCTTATGATGACCTGGTCAGGTCGATCGCTCCTGCTATATACGGTATGGAGGCAGAGAAGGAGGCTGCTCTCCTGCTTGTCGCAGGTGCTCCTCAGCGAACTTTGCCAGACGGTACAACGCTCAGGGGAGATATCAACGCTCTGATTGTAGGTGACCCTGGATGTCTCGTAGGAGACGAAAGGGTTGTGCTTGCAGATGGCTCGATTGTAAAGATAGAGAACCTTGGGAGTGAGCATCTGCAGCCTATCAACATAGAAGTGCTAACTGACGCTAAAGGGAGGGATAGGGCAACAGTCTTTCATAAGTACAGGAAGCAAAGGGTGATCGAGATAATCACAGAGACTGGTAAGAGCATCAAGGGGACTCCAAACCATCCTCTCCTTGCCCTACAGAACGGGGTTTTGGTTTGGAAGAGGCTGGACCAGCTCAACAAAGGCGATACGATAGCAGCGATAAGCAGAATTCCATGCAGGATAAGTGAGATGGTCAGGACAGACTTTCCTGAAACAGAAGAAGGAATCTCATACCCGAAGTACTTCGACCTGAAATTCGCGGCATTCATCGGCTACATGCTCAGCCATGGGTGGGTTGATGAAACCAAAGGTAGGTTCGGCTTCAAGGCTGATTACAAAGTAAAGGATGCATTAATGCGATACGTAGAGCAGCTCTACGGGCTGAGGCCTCACAAGTTGAAGGAAAGCGAAGGAAATTACCTAGTTGAATACATTAGCAAGGCGGCTGCTGATACACTCAGACAGATAGCTGCTCGCAGAGTTCCTGACGGTATAATGAAATCGGGGAACAGGGTGGTGAAACAGTTCCTCAGATGGTTGTTCAAAGGCAACCAGTCCAAAGAGAGAATAGTACTTGAGGATAAGAATGTTGAATTACTCAGAGATGTGCAGATCCTTTTGCTCAGATTCTCCATACAGAGCTGTGTAAAAGATGGAAGACTGGAGATAGACAAAGAGAATGCCAAATACTTTGAGAATGTTGTTTTGAACATGCATTCCACAGAGAGCAGTATTCCTTCTGGGTACAAGCGTAATGATGGAATAGTGTTTGAAAGAATTGCCGAAGTCATAACCTCAAAAGACCTGATGGATGTATATGATATAGAAGTACCTGCTACTCATAGGTTCATAGCGAACGGTATAATTTCGCACAACACGGGTAAGAGTGAACTTCTGAAGTACGTGGCTAGACTGGCACCCAGGGGTCTTTACACTTCCGGCAGAGGAAGCACAGCAGCAGGTCTATGCGTAGCTCCAGATTCCCTTGTCTTAACTCCCTCAGGCCCCAAAGAAATTAGGGAGATAGTTGAGCATGAGATGAGAGAGGGAAGTGTCAAGCTGGACCCTCGGGTTGAAAGGTCTACCAGCAGCAGAAGGACAGAGCTCCTTATGCCTTTAACATATGATGTTCGCATCGTTGCCAGGAGCGGAAGAAATGTTCTGTTGCAGTCTGGCTTGGGTTTGGATGCATCAATCTATGGACATGCCACTTCGTATTACAGATTACAAGCTGATCAAGTGATAAGGGTGAGAACTTCTCTGGGGAAGACTCTCGGTGCTACCCCAGAAACCAGAGTGGTGTGTTTTGATCCATGCACCAGAGTAGCATACTGGAAGGAGATAGGGTCGCTTGAAATAGGCAACTGGGTTGTCATTTCTTCATACATTCCTGAAGTGAAGAGCGATGCATGGCAGAAGGTAAAGAGAGAAATTGCAGACCTGAGTGCTTGGCAGAAGGTGGCTTACCTAGCAGGCGTCTGCTCAGCATCATCCTGGGTTAAGAGGTATGAAGACTCGCTTTTGATATCGTTCGAAAGGAAAAAATTGTCAGGAAGGCTCTTGGATATGCTAGCAGATGACTTCGGTGCCAAGGTCTACTCTGAAAGCAAAACACACGAAATTGTGGTAAGGGTTGATGGCTACCTGTCTGAAGCTGTCAGCAAGCTGTTGCATATTGATGAGCAAAAGGATGTTTTGAACCTTGGTTCTGCTGTTTTGAACTTGGCCAGGGAAGAGGTTGCGTCTTTCCTTTCAGGCCTAGCTGACTTTGCTGCAGTTGTCGATGAAAGAGGGGTTGAATTAAGGATTCCAAATCTCAGGCTGGCAAGAGAAATTGAAGCAGCTATGATGAGGTTTGGTATTCTGTGCAGGGTAAGGGAGAGTGGAAGCGAAACAGGGCTGAGCGTAGCTGACCCTGAATCGCTGAAACGTTTTCTGAGATACGTGGCTTCTGCAGAGATGAGGAAGAAGATAGCTGAGAAGGGGGTTAATATCGACTCTGATGGGGTGGTAAGAATAGGAGAGTTCTACGTCGCAGCAAGGGTCGAAGGTGTGGAAAAGTGTAAAGAAAAGGTGGTATACGACCTGACAGTCGATGAAGGCGAAGCTTTCATCGCCAGCGGGTTCCTTGTACACAATACAGCTGCAGTTGTAAAAGAGAAGAGCGGGCTGATGATGCTGGAAGCTGGTGCTGTAGTTCTTGCTGACCTTGGGGTAGCATGTATAGACGAGTTTGATAAGATGAGACCGGATGACAGAGGAGTACTGCACGAAGTTATGGAACAGCAGACAGTCAGCGTGGCCAAGGGTGGCATTGTAGCTACACTGAACGCAAGGACCTCTATAGTTGCAGCAGCAAACCCGCTGCTTGGAACCTATGATCCTTTCAAGAACATCTACGAAAACGTGAACCTTCCGATTCCTCTGCTCAGCAGGTTCGACATTATATTCATAGTCAAAGATACTCCTGACAGGATCGTAGACGAAAAGCTGGCAACACACATCCTGAGAACCCACAGGTCAAAGGGATTCGTCACTCCGCCTCCGATCGATTTCGAATTGCTGAGGAAGTACATAGTTTACTGCAAGAAGATAGACCCTGTGCTCACTCAAGAGGCAGAATCCAAACTTCTGGATTTCTACCTTCAGATGAGGAGCATAGGCGGGAAGGAGAATATGATAACAGTTACACCAAGACAGCTTGAATCACTCATCAGGCTCGCAACAGCAAGGGCCAGACTTATGCTGAGAGATAAGGTGACTGAAGAGGACGCTTTGGTAGCTATATCACTCGTCAGGAGAATGCTCAGTACAGTTGGTATTGATGTCAGGACTGGCAAGATTGACATAGGCGTTCTCTCAGGAAGGGCCAGCAGCGAAAGGAGCCTGATAGAACTGGCTATGGACGTCTTCAAGGAGCTTCAGGGGCCTGAAAAGGCACCTGTCTCGCTCAGTTCCTTCACAGATGCTCTGGAGAAGACTGGTAAATTCAGCAAGGATGAAGCGAGAAAGATGATCAACATGCTGTACAAGATGGGGCAGATATACGAGATAAGACCGGGCTATTACAGCAGGATAGCATGA
- a CDS encoding replication factor C small subunit, whose product MSSAESLMWSEKYRPKQLSELVDQEDVVQRLQALLKKPEDLPHLLFTGPPGSGKTTIAMIVARTLLKDYWKDFTLEMNASDERGIDVIREKIKVFASHVDRRAGIPFRIVLLDEADSLTHDSQTALRRIMEEFSSGTRFILTANYASGIIEPIQSRCAVFRFVRIPKDAVISYLEKVCQREKVKYDVKALEMLYDLSGGDMRLAINQLQAAASLGMVDESNIKKIAGVSKRGSIREMVQHALKGEFTKAREQLVELLSVYGISERDMLRYIYEDATSIKSIDQAELARVMAEYDYRLINGAHPEIQLSALLAELSRLDKSKE is encoded by the coding sequence TTGAGCAGTGCCGAATCGCTGATGTGGTCAGAAAAGTACAGGCCGAAGCAGCTGTCGGAGCTGGTGGACCAGGAAGATGTTGTTCAGAGGCTGCAGGCATTGTTAAAGAAACCAGAAGACCTGCCTCACCTTCTCTTTACAGGCCCTCCTGGTTCAGGCAAAACAACCATAGCTATGATAGTTGCGAGGACGCTGCTGAAGGACTACTGGAAAGATTTCACGCTCGAGATGAACGCAAGCGATGAAAGAGGCATAGATGTCATAAGAGAAAAGATAAAGGTGTTTGCAAGCCACGTGGACAGAAGGGCAGGAATACCATTCAGAATAGTCCTTCTTGACGAAGCCGATAGCCTAACACACGATTCTCAAACTGCGCTGAGAAGGATCATGGAGGAGTTCTCTTCTGGGACGAGGTTTATCCTCACAGCCAACTACGCTAGCGGCATAATAGAGCCCATCCAGAGCAGGTGTGCGGTCTTCAGATTCGTAAGGATACCTAAGGATGCTGTGATATCGTACCTTGAGAAGGTCTGCCAGAGGGAGAAGGTCAAGTATGATGTCAAGGCACTTGAAATGCTCTATGACCTTTCTGGAGGAGATATGAGGCTTGCAATCAACCAGCTGCAAGCTGCAGCTTCCCTTGGCATGGTGGACGAATCCAACATCAAGAAGATAGCTGGGGTTTCAAAGAGGGGGAGCATAAGGGAGATGGTTCAGCATGCTTTAAAGGGTGAGTTCACTAAAGCCAGAGAACAGCTGGTGGAGCTGCTCTCTGTTTACGGAATATCCGAGAGGGATATGCTAAGATACATATATGAGGATGCAACATCAATAAAGAGCATAGACCAGGCAGAGCTGGCAAGGGTAATGGCAGAATACGATTACAGGCTGATAAACGGAGCCCACCCGGAGATTCAACTCTCTGCTCTTCTTGCAGAACTATCGAGGCTCGATAAATCGAAGGAGTAG